AGGCATAAAGTTTGCAATAACAATGGCAGAAGAAGATGATGTCATTCTTATTGCTGGAAAAGGACATGAAACCTATCAAGAAATAAATGACGAAATTTACGATTTTAACGATGTAGAAATAGTTAAAGAAACCATACAGGAGGAAAGCAACCTTGTTTAATATAAATATTAGGAACCTTTCTAAGATATTAAATGGAAAGATGATTAGACCACATTTAATAACAAAAAAAAATGTAAGCGGGATAGCCATTGATAGTAGATCAATAAAGACAGACCAACTTTTTATACCCATTATAGGAGAAAGATTTAATGGGCATGATTATATAGAAGAGGCATATGAAAAAGGTATAGCAATTACTTTAACAGAAGATGAGGCAAAAGTACCTAAGAGATATCCAGCTATTTTAGTGGAAGATACTAAAAATGCTCTAGTAACCTTGGCAAAATACTACAGAAAAACTTTTGACATTGATTGTATAGGCATAACAGGAAGTGTTGGAAAAACCAGTTGTAAAGAGATGATATACTCGGTATTAAATACAAAATACAACACACATAAAACAAAAGGAAACTATAATAATGATATTGGGCTACCTCTTACCTTATTAGAGATGGATCAACAAACAGAAATAGCCATTATAGAAATGGGCATGAATCATTTTAATGAAATTGATTTGTTAAGTTCCATTGCTTTACCTAATTATGCAGTCATAACCAATATAGGCCTATCCCATATTGAAAATTTAGGTTCAAAAGAAGGCATTTTGAAAGCAAAATCAGAAATCATAAACCATTTATCAAAAGATGGATACATATTATTAAATGGAGATGACGAGTATTTAAGAGAATTAGAAAACCAAGTGACTCAAAAAGTGCTTTTTTTTGGATTTGAAGCCAATAATGATTACTATGTTAAAGCCTATAAAGATTTAGGATTTGATGGAATAGAAGCGGTTATTCAAACACCTAATGACTGTTATACCATCAGTGTTCATGCATTAGGCAAACACATACTATACCATGTTTTAGTAGGGATTATAATGGGGGAACAAAAAGGATTAACAAAAGAAGCAATCAAAAAAGGCATTGGTGCTTATAAAAATGAAAAAATGAGATTAGATGTTATTAAAGCAAATAATGATATAACCATTATCAATGATAGTTATAATGCCAGTGTGGATTCAATGAAAGCAGCCATTGATGTGCTTGATGACTCTAACAATAGTGGGCGAAAAGTTGCGATTTTAGGAGATATTTTTGAAATGGGTGATTATGCAAAATCAGGCCATGAGTTAATTGGTGACTATATGATAGGTAAATCGATTGATGTTTTAATATGTGTAGGAGACTTTTCAAAGTGGATTTATGAAAAAGCCAAAAACCATTTTAAAGGTAAAATATATTATTATTGTAAAAAAGAAGAATTATTAAAAGATATACCAACCATAATAAATAAAAAAGATATTGTTCTAGTTAAAGCATCAAGGGGGATGAAGCTAGAAGATACTATCGAAAAAATAAAAGAGGTGAGTTAAGTATGAATTTTAGTTTTATAACACCAATATTAATAGCTTTTGGTGTTAATGTTGTGTTAAGTCCAATTATAATACCTTTTTTATCAAAATTAAAATTTGGTCAATATATAAGAGATGACGGACCAACATCCCATCTTAAAAAACAAGGAACACCTACTATGGGTGGTATCATTATATTAACCAGTATATTAGTGACATCTTTATTTTACGTCAGTTCTTTTCCTAAGATTATACCTATATTGTTTGTTACATTAGGTTTTGGACTAATTGGTTTTTTAGATGATTATATTAAAGTTGTGATGAAAAGGTCTTTAGGGTTAAGAGCTTGGCAAAAAATAGTCGCTCAAATTTTAGTAACAGCAATATTTGCTTTTTATTTGCTGAATTATACCAATGTAGGAACCAGTATGATTATCCCTTTTTTTAGTGATAAAAGCTTAAATTTGGGACCATTATTTTTGCCTGTTCTGTTTATTGTTGTTATTGGAACGGTTAATAGTGTTAACTTAACAGATGGTTTAGACGGATTAGCCTCTAGCATAACCGTTTTAGTAGCTGC
The genomic region above belongs to Natranaerovirga hydrolytica and contains:
- a CDS encoding UDP-N-acetylmuramoyl-tripeptide--D-alanyl-D-alanine ligase; protein product: MFNINIRNLSKILNGKMIRPHLITKKNVSGIAIDSRSIKTDQLFIPIIGERFNGHDYIEEAYEKGIAITLTEDEAKVPKRYPAILVEDTKNALVTLAKYYRKTFDIDCIGITGSVGKTSCKEMIYSVLNTKYNTHKTKGNYNNDIGLPLTLLEMDQQTEIAIIEMGMNHFNEIDLLSSIALPNYAVITNIGLSHIENLGSKEGILKAKSEIINHLSKDGYILLNGDDEYLRELENQVTQKVLFFGFEANNDYYVKAYKDLGFDGIEAVIQTPNDCYTISVHALGKHILYHVLVGIIMGEQKGLTKEAIKKGIGAYKNEKMRLDVIKANNDITIINDSYNASVDSMKAAIDVLDDSNNSGRKVAILGDIFEMGDYAKSGHELIGDYMIGKSIDVLICVGDFSKWIYEKAKNHFKGKIYYYCKKEELLKDIPTIINKKDIVLVKASRGMKLEDTIEKIKEVS
- the mraY gene encoding phospho-N-acetylmuramoyl-pentapeptide-transferase, whose product is MNFSFITPILIAFGVNVVLSPIIIPFLSKLKFGQYIRDDGPTSHLKKQGTPTMGGIIILTSILVTSLFYVSSFPKIIPILFVTLGFGLIGFLDDYIKVVMKRSLGLRAWQKIVAQILVTAIFAFYLLNYTNVGTSMIIPFFSDKSLNLGPLFLPVLFIVVIGTVNSVNLTDGLDGLASSITVLVAAFFSVVSIGVQSGIEPITCAAVGSLLGFLLFNSHPARVFMGDTGSLALGGFVAATAYMLQMPLFLLIVGLIYVIEAISVMIQVVYFKKTKKRFFKMAPIHHHFELSGWTETKVVSVFAIITAILCLVGLVAL